Proteins from a genomic interval of Nostoc sp. TCL240-02:
- a CDS encoding COR domain-containing protein: protein MTNEELLQIIEEAARDKATILDLSDKGLVKLPAEIGQLSNLKELYLQSNQLTMLPVEIDQLSNLTVLDLSSNQLNIIPQEIGKLSNLRELYLSSNQLKTLPQQISQLSNLRELYLSSNQLKTLPQQIGKLSNLRELYLNSNQLETLPQQIGQLSNLNVLNLGLNRLLKTLPAEIGQLSNLTELDLNSNPRIMLPVEISQFCNLRKLDLNSNQLTMLPTEIGQLSNLRELHLNSNQLTMLPAEIGQLSNLRELYLQFNQLITLPAEIGQLSNLSQLNLQFNKLITLPAELGQLFNLRELNLQFNQLITLPTGIGQLSNLRELYLNLNQLTTLPAEIGQLTNLYQLDLNSNQLTTLPAEIGQLTNLYQLYLNSNQLTTLPAEIGQLTNLCKLNLSNNQLTTLPAEIGQLTNLYQLYLNLNQLTTLPAEIGQLTNLHKLNLSNNQLTMLPAEIGQLTNLSVFELSSNTLETLPPEIRTKRVAEILNFYRQQLEQETDRLYEAKLLIVGEGGAGKTTLAKKIQDQKYTLQQDEISTQGIDVIQWKFLLDNHKEFQVNIWDFGGQEIYHATHQFFLTKRSLYAVVADTRKEDTDFYYWLNVVQLLSDDSPLLIIKNEKHERKREINEKDLRKEFINFKETLSTNFANNRGLPEILDKVKHFITSLPHVGIELPKTWVKVREALEQNLHECISLEEYFNICQQHGFTKQEDKLQLSGYLHDLGVCLHFQDDDLLRKTVILKPTWGTDAVYKVLDNPQVIEKSGKFDRNDLKNIWFEDKYADMRPELLQLMIKFKLCYEIPSRPGTYIAPQLLSTNQPDFNWDESNNLILRYTYDFMPKGILTRFIVEMHSFIEQQIFVWKTGVVLSEDQTRAEVIENYNQREIKVRVAGNHKKDLLIRIIHELDKIHKSYERLKYKTLVPCNCEKCKDSQTPHFYERYILYNSLVARNDQIQCQKTFWMVDVRRLIDDVLPTSPNLEIPMSEPGTRNLVFISYSHKDKKWFDDLKIHLEPLIREQNLQLWDDTQIKPGAMWRNEIQMALAATKVAVLLVSPDFLASNFISQNELPPLLEAAKAEGVKILWIPLRASNYKVTAIERYQATHVPDRPLNTIGAGKRDKAWVDICEKINRAAAFL from the coding sequence ATGACCAACGAAGAACTTCTGCAAATTATTGAAGAAGCTGCCAGAGACAAAGCGACAATATTAGACCTTTCTGACAAAGGTTTAGTAAAGCTGCCAGCAGAGATAGGTCAACTCTCCAACCTTAAAGAGCTTTACCTTCAGTCGAATCAACTGACAATGCTGCCAGTAGAAATTGATCAACTTTCCAACCTCACTGTGCTTGATCTCAGTTCCAATCAACTCAATATTATACCACAAGAGATAGGTAAACTCTCAAATCTTAGGGAGCTTTACCTCAGTTCTAATCAACTGAAGACCCTACCACAACAGATAAGTCAACTCTCAAATCTTAGGGAGCTTTACCTCAGTTCTAATCAACTGAAGACCCTACCACAACAGATAGGTAAACTCTCAAATCTTAGGGAGCTTTACCTCAACTCCAATCAACTAGAAACTTTACCACAACAGATAGGTCAACTCTCAAACCTCAATGTGCTTAACCTCGGATTGAATCGACTACTGAAGACTCTACCAGCAGAGATAGGTCAACTCTCCAACCTTACGGAGCTTGACCTCAATTCCAATCCACGAATAATGTTGCCAGTAGAGATTAGTCAATTTTGCAATCTTAGGAAGCTCGATCTCAATTCAAATCAACTGACAATGCTGCCAACAGAGATAGGTCAACTTTCCAACCTTAGGGAGCTTCACCTAAACTCTAATCAACTGACAATGCTGCCAGCAGAAATAGGTCAACTCTCCAACCTTAGGGAGCTTTACCTCCAATTCAATCAACTGATAACACTGCCAGCAGAGATAGGTCAACTCTCTAATCTCAGCCAGCTTAACCTTCAGTTCAATAAACTGATAACTTTGCCCGCAGAGTTAGGTCAACTCTTCAACCTTAGGGAGCTTAACCTTCAGTTCAATCAACTGATAACGTTACCTACAGGGATTGGTCAACTCTCTAATCTTAGGGAGCTTTACCTAAACTTGAATCAACTGACAACGTTGCCAGCAGAGATTGGTCAACTCACCAATCTTTATCAGCTTGACCTCAATTCCAATCAACTGACAACATTGCCAGCAGAAATTGGTCAACTCACTAATCTGTATCAGCTTTACCTAAACTCGAATCAACTGACAACGTTGCCAGCAGAGATTGGTCAACTCACCAATCTTTGCAAACTTAACCTCAGCAACAATCAACTGACAACATTGCCAGCAGAAATTGGTCAACTCACTAATCTGTATCAGCTTTACCTAAACTTGAATCAACTGACAACGTTGCCAGCAGAAATTGGTCAACTCACCAATCTTCATAAACTTAACCTCAGCAATAATCAACTGACTATGCTGCCAGCAGAAATTGGTCAACTCACCAACCTCAGCGTGTTTGAGTTATCCAGCAATACCCTAGAAACACTTCCACCAGAAATCCGAACGAAAAGGGTTGCAGAAATTCTGAACTTCTACAGGCAACAACTAGAACAAGAAACCGATCGCCTTTATGAAGCCAAATTACTTATTGTGGGAGAAGGTGGTGCAGGTAAAACTACGCTAGCAAAAAAAATTCAAGACCAAAAATATACTTTACAGCAAGATGAAATTTCCACTCAAGGCATTGATGTTATTCAATGGAAATTCTTGCTTGACAATCACAAAGAATTTCAGGTCAATATTTGGGACTTTGGTGGTCAAGAGATTTACCATGCTACCCACCAATTTTTTCTCACCAAACGCTCTCTTTATGCCGTAGTTGCTGATACTCGCAAAGAAGACACAGATTTTTACTACTGGCTAAATGTGGTTCAATTGTTGAGCGATGATAGTCCTTTACTCATTATCAAAAATGAAAAGCATGAGCGCAAACGGGAAATAAATGAGAAGGATTTACGAAAGGAATTCATTAATTTTAAAGAAACACTTTCTACAAACTTTGCCAATAATCGCGGTCTACCAGAAATATTGGATAAAGTTAAGCATTTTATTACCAGCCTACCTCATGTAGGTATAGAACTCCCTAAAACCTGGGTTAAAGTGCGGGAAGCTTTAGAACAAAACCTCCATGAATGTATTAGTTTGGAAGAATATTTTAACATCTGTCAGCAACATGGTTTTACTAAACAGGAGGATAAACTTCAACTTAGTGGCTATCTGCATGATTTAGGTGTATGCCTACACTTTCAAGACGATGACTTGCTAAGAAAAACTGTAATTCTCAAGCCAACTTGGGGGACAGATGCCGTTTACAAAGTGTTAGATAATCCACAAGTCATTGAAAAATCAGGTAAATTTGACCGTAATGATTTAAAAAACATTTGGTTTGAAGATAAATATGCAGATATGCGACCAGAACTGTTGCAGCTAATGATAAAATTTAAACTTTGTTACGAAATTCCTAGTCGTCCGGGTACTTATATTGCACCTCAATTACTCTCTACCAATCAGCCTGATTTCAATTGGGATGAATCTAACAATCTGATTCTGCGCTACACCTATGATTTCATGCCAAAAGGTATTCTTACTCGTTTTATTGTCGAAATGCATTCATTCATTGAACAACAAATTTTCGTTTGGAAAACAGGCGTTGTTCTCAGTGAAGACCAAACCCGCGCGGAAGTGATTGAAAACTACAATCAACGAGAAATTAAAGTCCGCGTAGCAGGAAACCACAAGAAAGACCTGCTAATACGTATCATTCATGAACTGGACAAAATCCATAAGTCTTACGAACGCCTGAAATATAAAACACTTGTTCCCTGTAACTGTGAAAAGTGTAAGGATAGTCAAACTCCTCATTTTTACGAGCGATACATATTGTATAACTCCCTGGTTGCGCGTAATGACCAAATCCAGTGTCAGAAAACTTTTTGGATGGTAGATGTCCGTAGACTGATTGACGATGTTTTACCGACTTCACCAAATTTGGAAATACCTATGTCTGAACCCGGAACTAGAAATCTAGTTTTCATTAGCTATAGTCACAAAGATAAAAAGTGGTTCGATGACCTCAAAATTCATCTAGAGCCATTAATTAGAGAACAAAATCTCCAACTATGGGATGATACCCAAATCAAGCCTGGTGCTATGTGGCGAAATGAAATCCAAATGGCTTTGGCAGCTACAAAAGTAGCAGTGTTGCTGGTAAGTCCAGACTTCCTAGCCTCAAACTTTATTAGTCAAAATGAGTTACCACCTCTGTTAGAAGCAGCGAAAGCTGAGGGAGTCAAAATTCTCTGGATACCTTTGCGTGCTAGCAACTACAAAGTAACAGCAATTGAACGGTATCAAGCAACACACGTTCCCGATCGCCCATTAAACACCATTGGGGCAGGAAAACGAGATAAAGCTTGGGTAGATATCTGCGAAAAAATCAATAGAGCAGCAGCTTTTCTGTAA
- a CDS encoding ATP-binding protein, which translates to MNKNTGQNGVFSLFKGVPLRRILVALFVLQIFLTVGLTAYLSIRNGQMAVNEVASELRYEVANRVEQNLQAYLSTPRQVLRGNQNIIDIGLLKMENLATWESYLIKQLEIFPDAVVLTASNEQQEHLGVEKLNDRQYLLRKADKSTGYDLYTYKIDSLGQRTQLPEVIKNYDARSRPNYQAAVTAKKFSFSQIFTSITEPTLLISASQPIYDSQGELLGVNSTLTHVSQIGDLLQNIKVGKSGQVFIIERSGLLVASSTTEEPFRLQNGKPIRLAASQSGNAFTQASAKYLETKFSNFDQIQSLQQLDFSFNGKRQFLEIRPLQGEPNVNWLIVVAVPEADFMGQIDRNTQTTIFLCLGALGLATLLGIIAARWITQPILYFSTATKDLTDFTKVEDSVAIQGIKEVEVLGESFNEMMQHLRKTFTAQITKNEELELQVKQRTQELQQEIQVHINSERKLKQHNRALAELTNHKAISEGNLETAFKVIAEKAANALEVERVSVWLFNNERTKLQCINLYERSNQKHSAGLERDRADYPIYFKSLTSARIMAVTDTRTDLRIQELWDELLETKNIVSLINTSIWVGGEVVGTVLYEQIDIPRTWEVSEQNFVSSIAEFVALTLEVCDVYDKLRLRKNAESALREAQEAAEVANRAKKTFLINMSQELRTPLSSILEIAEALQNEVYGTVTAEQRQFLNLLESSGKNLLELINQILELTDIESSKIELQLAATSIPELCDSSLSFVKNLALQKNIQLSLQIPEELESIQVDERRIRQVFINLLSNAIKFTHDGGKVWIEVQPNSTNEYIFFSVVDTGIGMLSDDLFRLFQPFIQVENASTRRSAGTGLGLVIVQKIVELHGGTVHAESQLGKGSRFTVKLPWKKVK; encoded by the coding sequence ATGAACAAAAATACTGGGCAAAATGGTGTTTTTTCCCTATTTAAAGGTGTACCTCTACGTCGTATTCTGGTAGCGTTGTTTGTGCTGCAAATCTTCTTAACTGTGGGATTGACTGCATACTTATCAATCCGCAATGGGCAAATGGCAGTCAATGAGGTAGCTAGCGAGTTGCGTTATGAAGTCGCTAATCGAGTAGAGCAAAATTTACAGGCTTATCTCTCAACTCCGCGTCAAGTACTGCGCGGTAATCAAAATATCATTGACATCGGGTTACTGAAGATGGAAAATCTGGCAACCTGGGAGTCATATTTAATCAAGCAGTTAGAGATTTTTCCTGATGCTGTTGTTTTAACGGCAAGTAACGAACAGCAAGAACATTTAGGGGTAGAAAAGCTCAACGATCGCCAATATTTACTCAGAAAAGCCGATAAGTCAACTGGTTACGACCTTTACACCTACAAAATCGACTCTCTTGGTCAACGTACCCAACTACCAGAGGTAATCAAAAACTATGATGCGCGATCGCGTCCTAATTATCAAGCAGCAGTTACTGCCAAAAAATTCAGCTTTAGTCAGATTTTTACATCCATCACCGAACCAACGCTTCTAATTAGTGCATCTCAACCTATATATGACTCCCAAGGTGAGTTACTCGGTGTCAATAGCACTCTAACTCACGTATCACAAATTGGGGATTTGCTACAAAATATTAAAGTTGGCAAGTCTGGACAAGTTTTTATTATCGAGCGATCGGGGCTATTAGTCGCAAGTTCCACAACCGAAGAACCATTCCGCCTCCAAAATGGTAAACCGATTAGGTTGGCAGCTTCTCAAAGCGGCAATGCTTTTACTCAAGCCAGCGCTAAATATTTAGAAACTAAATTTAGTAACTTTGACCAGATTCAGAGTTTACAGCAACTAGATTTCTCTTTTAATGGAAAACGACAATTTTTAGAAATTAGACCGTTACAGGGCGAACCAAATGTCAACTGGTTAATTGTAGTAGCTGTCCCAGAAGCAGACTTTATGGGACAAATAGATCGCAACACTCAAACTACAATTTTTCTCTGTTTGGGAGCATTAGGATTAGCTACTTTATTAGGAATTATCGCCGCCCGTTGGATAACTCAGCCAATTCTCTACTTCAGCACGGCAACAAAAGATTTAACCGATTTTACCAAGGTTGAAGACTCAGTGGCGATCCAAGGCATTAAAGAAGTAGAGGTGCTGGGTGAATCTTTCAACGAGATGATGCAGCATTTACGTAAAACCTTTACTGCACAGATTACTAAAAATGAAGAGTTAGAATTGCAAGTTAAGCAGCGAACTCAAGAATTACAGCAAGAGATTCAAGTACATATTAACAGCGAGCGAAAACTGAAACAGCATAATCGAGCGTTGGCAGAATTAACAAATCACAAGGCAATTTCAGAAGGAAATCTAGAAACGGCATTTAAAGTCATCGCTGAAAAAGCTGCCAATGCTTTAGAGGTAGAACGAGTAAGCGTGTGGTTATTTAATAACGAACGCACCAAACTACAATGTATAAATCTCTATGAACGTAGCAATCAGAAACATTCAGCAGGTTTAGAACGCGATCGCGCAGATTATCCCATTTACTTTAAATCCCTGACATCTGCCCGCATCATGGCTGTCACCGATACTCGCACCGATTTACGGATACAAGAATTATGGGATGAATTGCTAGAAACAAAGAATATTGTATCCCTAATTAATACCTCCATTTGGGTTGGGGGCGAAGTGGTGGGAACAGTATTGTATGAACAGATTGATATTCCTCGGACATGGGAAGTGAGTGAGCAAAACTTCGTTAGCTCAATAGCTGAATTTGTTGCTCTAACTTTAGAAGTCTGCGATGTCTACGACAAGCTTCGCTTACGCAAAAATGCAGAATCCGCTCTGCGTGAGGCTCAAGAAGCTGCCGAAGTTGCAAATCGTGCCAAAAAGACCTTTTTAATAAATATGAGCCAAGAACTAAGGACTCCCTTAAGCTCTATTCTTGAGATTGCAGAAGCACTCCAAAATGAAGTCTACGGTACTGTAACCGCAGAACAGCGCCAGTTCTTAAATCTCCTCGAATCGAGCGGTAAGAATTTACTAGAATTGATTAACCAAATCCTTGAGCTTACCGACATTGAATCTAGCAAGATAGAACTGCAACTAGCGGCTACTTCGATTCCAGAATTATGTGACTCTAGTCTCAGTTTCGTCAAAAATTTAGCGTTACAAAAAAATATTCAACTGAGTCTACAAATCCCTGAAGAACTTGAATCCATCCAAGTTGATGAGCGTCGTATCCGCCAGGTATTTATCAACCTGTTGAGCAATGCTATCAAATTTACTCACGACGGAGGCAAAGTTTGGATTGAAGTCCAGCCAAATTCCACAAATGAATATATCTTTTTTAGCGTGGTAGATACAGGTATTGGTATGCTTTCCGATGACCTTTTCCGATTATTTCAACCTTTTATCCAAGTTGAAAATGCCTCTACTCGTCGTTCCGCAGGTACGGGTTTAGGATTGGTGATAGTGCAAAAAATCGTCGAGTTACACGGTGGTACTGTCCACGCCGAAAGTCAGTTAGGGAAAGGTAGTCGATTTACAGTTAAACTTCCATGGAAAAAAGTAAAGTAA
- a CDS encoding DevA family ABC transporter ATP-binding protein — translation MRQEAVIIIQNLNHYYGKNALRKQILFDINLKVYSGEIVIMTGPSGSGKTTLLSLIGGLRSVQEGSLKFLGEELSGVSQNKLVQMRRNIGYIFQSHNLLGFLTAKQNVQMALELNDCISQTEAVAKSEMMLQAVGLEERINYYPDNLSGGQKQRIAIARALVNCPPLVLADEPTAALDKQSGRDIVKIMQSLAKNQGTTILLVTHDNRILDIADRIIEMEDGLLTRVQLGQTYV, via the coding sequence ATGAGACAAGAAGCTGTAATTATAATTCAAAATCTCAATCATTACTATGGGAAAAATGCGCTGAGAAAACAAATTTTATTTGATATTAACCTAAAAGTTTATTCTGGTGAAATTGTAATTATGACTGGGCCATCAGGTTCAGGAAAAACAACATTACTGAGCTTGATTGGTGGTTTACGGTCTGTACAAGAAGGAAGTTTGAAATTTTTAGGTGAAGAACTGTCTGGTGTTAGTCAAAATAAACTGGTGCAGATGCGACGTAACATCGGTTATATTTTTCAATCTCACAATTTGTTGGGGTTTTTGACTGCCAAGCAAAACGTGCAAATGGCATTAGAATTAAACGATTGCATTTCTCAAACAGAAGCAGTAGCTAAATCAGAAATGATGCTGCAAGCTGTTGGTTTAGAAGAAAGAATTAATTATTATCCAGATAATCTTTCTGGTGGTCAAAAACAAAGAATTGCGATCGCCCGCGCCTTAGTAAATTGTCCTCCCTTAGTGCTAGCAGACGAACCAACGGCTGCATTAGATAAACAATCAGGACGCGATATCGTAAAAATAATGCAGAGCCTAGCTAAAAATCAGGGAACTACTATCTTGTTAGTCACACATGACAACCGCATTTTAGACATAGCTGATCGCATCATAGAAATGGAAGATGGCCTATTAACGAGAGTTCAACTAGGGCAAACGTATGTGTGA
- a CDS encoding calcium-binding protein: protein MSRPLPHLFDSNILGGQDSLLNIYYQVTGLHIPSSVLIGTASNDLLNGSNGNDLIVGGLGNDFIVGSLGQDVLFGGAGNDFFLRLPNDEDDFVSGGSGNDLVGGGGGDDTLLGGSGNDGLFGAADDDLLYGGAGNDVLFGAEGRDRFVAKAGEGVDSFVDFNPTDDFIGLAGGLTFNQIKIEAVGPSSLISVAATGELLALVAFVSPDQFTSANFVQVSNAELYSQHESPLSQDIPSVGVANPQTVGTDGSDFLNGGFGNDIIQGGLSNDVINGGTGNDRLFGDEGGDFINGDLGNDYVNGGVGGDFLNGGWGNDTIVGDTGDDLLNGGLGNDQLFAGADNDVLNGDEGNDLLDGGLGFNLLSGGSGHDTFILGRGARFDQIFDFQKGVDHIKLPDQISFGQLSLIQTGGNVLIAIAGSSEPPLAVVDRIQASSLTATDFIA, encoded by the coding sequence ATGTCAAGACCATTGCCTCATCTTTTTGATTCCAACATCCTTGGTGGTCAAGATAGTCTGCTAAATATTTATTATCAAGTCACAGGATTGCACATCCCAAGTTCAGTACTTATAGGTACGGCGAGTAATGACCTACTTAATGGTAGTAATGGCAATGATTTAATAGTCGGTGGACTGGGTAATGATTTTATTGTTGGTTCTTTAGGTCAAGATGTTCTCTTTGGCGGAGCCGGCAATGATTTCTTTTTACGTTTACCTAACGATGAAGACGATTTTGTCTCTGGGGGTAGTGGTAATGACCTTGTAGGTGGGGGTGGTGGTGACGACACCCTGTTGGGTGGATCAGGTAATGATGGTCTATTTGGTGCTGCTGATGACGATCTGCTCTATGGTGGTGCTGGTAACGACGTACTTTTTGGTGCAGAAGGGCGCGATCGCTTTGTAGCTAAAGCAGGTGAGGGGGTAGACTCTTTTGTTGACTTTAACCCCACCGATGACTTTATTGGTTTAGCTGGCGGCTTAACTTTCAATCAGATCAAGATAGAGGCGGTTGGTCCTAGCTCCTTGATTTCTGTGGCTGCAACAGGTGAGTTATTGGCGCTTGTAGCTTTTGTTAGTCCCGATCAGTTCACATCAGCTAATTTTGTACAAGTTAGCAATGCCGAACTTTACTCTCAACACGAATCACCACTTTCACAAGACATTCCTAGCGTTGGCGTTGCAAACCCGCAAACCGTTGGCACAGATGGTAGCGATTTTCTCAACGGAGGTTTTGGTAACGATATTATCCAAGGCGGACTGAGCAATGATGTGATCAACGGTGGCACAGGTAACGATCGCTTATTTGGTGACGAAGGCGGTGACTTTATTAATGGTGATCTCGGTAACGATTATGTAAATGGTGGTGTTGGGGGTGATTTCCTCAATGGTGGTTGGGGTAACGATACTATTGTTGGAGATACCGGTGATGACCTACTCAATGGTGGTCTTGGCAATGACCAACTATTTGCAGGTGCAGATAACGATGTTCTCAACGGCGATGAAGGTAATGATTTACTCGATGGTGGTTTAGGTTTCAACCTGCTTAGTGGTGGATCTGGACACGATACTTTTATCTTAGGTAGAGGTGCTAGATTTGACCAAATATTTGACTTCCAGAAAGGAGTAGATCACATTAAGTTACCCGATCAAATTAGCTTCGGACAACTGTCTTTAATCCAAACTGGTGGTAACGTTTTAATTGCGATCGCTGGTAGCAGTGAACCACCTTTAGCAGTTGTTGATCGTATTCAAGCTAGTAGTCTGACAGCAACAGATTTCATTGCATAG